A single region of the Triticum dicoccoides isolate Atlit2015 ecotype Zavitan chromosome 2B, WEW_v2.0, whole genome shotgun sequence genome encodes:
- the LOC119368038 gene encoding leucine-rich repeat extensin-like protein 5, whose amino-acid sequence MALPPPPRSAPGILGARPPQAHAAFSGPLQQQQYSFYPAFPMPLHQPPAFHHQPYLPAPPQQQQYNPPPASSDAHGVDHAALMGALHNLSLQSPSGGWVADSGASTHLVTDPGLCNQGGNSSVQQ is encoded by the exons ATGGCCCTGCCTCCTCCACCACGCTCGGCGCCTGGCATCCTCGGCGCACGGCCGCCACAGGCCCATGCCGCCTTCAGCGGACCCCTGCAGCAGCAGCAGTACTCCTTCTACCCGGCCTTTCCGATGCCATTGCACCAGCCGCCGGCCTTCCACCACCAGCCGTACTTGCCGGCGCCTCCCCAGCAGCAACAGTACAACCCTCCACCGGCCAGCTCCGATGCTCATGGAGTTGATCACGCGGCGCTGATGGGCGCCCTGCACAACCTCTCGCTGCAGTCGCCTAGCGGTGGCTGGGTTGCGGACTCCGGCGCCTCCACTCACCTCGTGACCGATCCCG GACTTTGCAACCAAGGCGGCAATTCTTCGGTGCAACAGTGA